A region of Aquila chrysaetos chrysaetos chromosome 13, bAquChr1.4, whole genome shotgun sequence DNA encodes the following proteins:
- the NEFM gene encoding LOW QUALITY PROTEIN: neurofilament medium polypeptide (The sequence of the model RefSeq protein was modified relative to this genomic sequence to represent the inferred CDS: deleted 1 base in 1 codon) — MSYTMEPLGNPSYRRVTETRATYSRASASPSSGFRSQSWSRGSGSTVSSSYKRSNVGGPRAAYGSTVLSSGESLDVSQSSLLNGAAELKLSRSNEKEQLQGLNDRFAGYIEKVHYLEQQNKEIEAELAALRQKHAGRAQLSDAYEQELRELRGALEQVSHEKAQIQLDSEHIEEDIQRLRERFEDEARLRDETEATIRALRKEMEEASLMRAELDKKVQSLQDEVAFLRGNHEEEVAELLAQLQASHATVERKDYLKTDLTTALKEIRAQLECQSDHNMHQAEEWFKCRYAKLTEAAEQNKEAIRSAKEEIAEYRRQLQSKSIELESVRGTKESLERQLSDIEERHNNDLTTYQDTIHQLENELRGTKWEMARHLREYQDLLNVKMALDIEIAAYRKLLEGEETRFSAFSGSITGPIFTHRQPSVTIASTKIQKTKIEPPKLKVQHKFVEEIIEETKVEDEKSEMEDALAAIAEEMAVKAQQEEQEEEKAEEAAVEEEIVSEKAAAEQAAAPEEEEKEEEEAEEEEEAAKSDAAEEGGSEKEEIEEKEEGEEAEEEGEEAEAKGKAEEVAAKVEKVKTPPSKSPPKSPPKSPVTEPAKAAQKETAAEPGKEPKVEKGGEKPAKEEEKAASPEKPTTPKVTSPDKAATPEKPATPEKPATPEKAVTPEKPASPEKPPKAGAPEKPATPEKPASPEKPRSPEKPATPEKPRSPEKPASPVKDEKAVVEETITVTKVTKISAEVEKESRKEDIAVNGEVEEKKEAEESKEKEVEEDKGVVTNGLDVSPIDDKGEKIVVTKKAEKITGEGGDSTTTYITKSVTVTQKVEEHEESFEEKLVSTKKVEKVTSHAIVKEIKETE; from the exons ATGAGCTACACGATGGAGCCCCTGGGCAACCCCTCGTACCGCCGGGTGACCGAGACCCGGGCCACCTACAGCCGAGCCAGCGCCTCCCCGTCCAGCGGGTTCCGCTCGCAATCGTGGTCGCGGGGCTCGGGCAGCACCGTGTCGTCCTCCTACAAACGCTCCAACGTGGGGGGGCCGCGGGCCGCCTACGGCTCCACGGTGCTGAGCTCGGGCGAGAGCCTGGACGTCAGCCAGTCCTCGCTGCTGAACGGCGCGGCGGAGCTGAAGCTGAGCCGCTCCAACgagaaggagcagctgcaggggcTGAACGATCGCTTCGCCGGTTACATCGAGAAGGTGCACTACCTGGAGCAGCAGAACAAGGAGATCGAGGCGGAGCTGGCGGCTCTGCGGCAGAAACACGCCGGGCGAGCGCAGCTGAGCGATGCCTACGAGCAGGAGCTGCGGGAGCTGCGGGGTGCCCTGGAGCAGGTGAGCCACGAGAAGGCTCAGATCCAGCTGGATTCAGAGCACATCGAGGAGGACATCCAGCGCCTGCGGGAGCGCTTCGAGGACGAGGCGCGGCTGCGCGACGAGACGGAGGCCACCATCCGCGCCCTGCGCAAGGAGATGGAGGAGGCCTCGCTGATGCGGGCGGAGCTGGACAAGAAGGTGCAGTCGCTGCAGGACGAGGTGGCCTTCCTGCGGGGCAACCACGAGGAGGAGGTGGCCGAGCTGCTGGCGCAGCTCCAGGCCTCCCACGCCACGGTGGAGAGGAAGGACTACCTGAAGACCGACCTCACCACGGCGCTGAAGGAGATCCGCGCCCAGCTGGAGTGCCAGTCCGACCATAACATGCACCAGGCCGAGGAGTGGTTCAAGTGCCGCTACGCCAAGCTGACGGAGGCGGCCGAGCAGAACAAGGAGGCCATCCGCTCCGCCAAGGAGGAGATCGCCGAGTACCGCCGGCAGCTGCAGTCCAAGAGCATCGAGCTGGAGTCGGTGCGCGGCACCAAGGAGTCGCTGGAGCGGCAGCTCAGCGACATCGAGGAACGCCACAACAACGACCTCACCACCTACCAG GACACGATTCATCAGCTGGAGAACGAGCTTAGAGGAACAAAGTGGGAAATGGCTCGTCACTTGAGGGAATACCAGGACCTCCTCAATGTCAAGATGGCCCTGGATATTGAAATTGCTGCATACAG GAAGCTACTGGAGGGCGAAGAGACAAGATTCAGTGCCTTCTCTGGAAGCATTACTGGACCCATATTCACGCACAGACAACCATCTGTCACAATAGCATCcactaaaattcagaaaacaaaaattgaaccACCAAAGCTGAAGGTCCAGCACAAGTTTGTAGAAGAAATCATTGAAGAGACAAAGGTAGAGGATGAAAAGTCTGAAATGGAAGATGCCCTTGCAGCTATTGCAGAAGAAATGGCAGTCAAGGCCCAGCaagaagaacaggaggaagaaaaagcagaagaagcAGCTGTAGAGGAAGAAATTGTTTCCGAGAAGGCTGCTGCAGAACAAGCAGCTGCAcctgaggaagaagagaaggaggaagaggaagcagaggaggaagaagaagctGCAAAATCTGATGCAGCGGAAGAAGGCggttctgaaaaagaagaaatagaggaaaaggaagaaggggaggaggctgaggaagagggggaagaagcTGAGGCCAAGGGCAAAGCTGAAGAGGTCGCAGCAAAGGTAGAGAAGGTCAAAACCCCTCCCTCCAAGTCACCCCCTAAATCCCCCCCTAAATCCCCTGTAACGGAGCCGGCCAAGGCTGCCCAGAAAGAAACGGCTGCAGAACCAGGAAAAGAACCGAAGGTGGAGAAAGGTGGTGAGAAACCAGccaaggaggaagagaaagcagcatcTCCGGAGAAGCCCACCACACCAAAGGTAACCTCTCCAGACAAGGCAGCGACCCCGGAGAAGCCCGCGACGCCGGAGAAGCCTGCAACCCCAGAGAAAGCGGTGACCCCGGAGAAGCCGGCGAGCCCGGAGAAGCCC CCAAAAGCCGGCGCCCCGGAAAAGCCGGCCACCCCAGAAAAGCCGGCGAGCCCGGAGAAGCCCCGCTCTCCGGAAAAGCCGGCCACCCCAGAAAAGCCCCGTTCTCCGGAGAAGCCGGCCTCGCCGGTCAAAGATGAAAAGGCTGTGGTGGAGGAGACCATCACTGTCACAAAGGTAACAAAAATTAGTGCAGAGGTAGAGAAGGAGTCCAGGAAAGAAGACATTGCAGTGAATGGTgaggtggaggagaaaaaggaagcgGAGGAATCCAAAGAGAAGGAGGTTGAGGAAGACAAGGGAGTTGTCACCAATGGCCTAGATGTGAGCCCAATTGATGATAAGGGTGAGAAAATTGTAGTAaccaaaaaagcagagaaaatcacTGGTGAAGGTGGGGACAGTACAACCACATATATCACAAAGTCGGTGACGGTCACTCAGAAGGTAGAGGAACATGAAGAAAGCTTTGAGGAGAAATTAGTGTCCACCAAGAAAGTGGAGAAAGTTACTTCACATGCCATAGTAAAAGAGATTAAAGAGACcgaataa